The window GACCTCGGCGCCCTCGTCACGGACCGCATCACGCTCGACGGCATCCCGGCCGCCTTCGACGCCATGCTGGCGGGCAAGGGCGGCCGCTCCCTGGTCGTCTTCTAGCCCAGCCCAGCCCAGCCCAGCCCAGCCCAGCCCAGCCCAGCCCAGCCCAGCCCAGCCCAGCCCAGCCCAGCCCAGCCCAGCCCAGCCCGGCGCAGGCACCCGGCCCCGCCCGACGCCACCCGACGGGGATGCCGGCCCCCGCCCGCCGGCGCACGCTGCCCGCCGCCCATCGGCGCGCCGTGCGTTCACCAGCGCTTTGCGTCCAGCGCGCCGTGCGTCCAACGCCGCCCTGTGCCCACCGGCGCGGCAGGTCTCAGTTCGCCGCGCCGGTCGCCGCTTCCCGCCTCCGCCGCAGGTGCCGGTGTGCCTCGTCCAGTGACCAGTACCCGGGCCAGTCCTGCTGGTACCCGAAGGTGAGCCAGTCCAACGCCTCCTCGCCCCGCGGGTCGTCGAGCAGTACGAGCGCCCGTACCGCCTCGATCTGGATCTCGACCGACGGATCGGCCAGCAGTGACCTCAGTGCCTTGCGTACGTCGGAGGAACGTTCCCGCGGTTCCCCCCGTTCCGCCAGCGCGCGGCAGGCCTGGCCGCGCACGGTGCCGTCGGTGTCCCGGAGGTAGGCGAGCAGCGCCGGACGCACCCGTTCCTCGCCCGCGCAGCGGCTGAACGCCATCGCGACTGCCCGCCGGACCAGCGCGGACGGATGCCGTGCGTGGGGGAGCAGCGCGTCGGCGAGCACGGCGTCGGAGAGTACGGTGGCCGGGCAGTCAGGGAGGCCGCAGAGCAGCAGTGCGAGCACCTCCGGCGCCGGTTCATCGGCGGCCCAGGCGAGGAACAGGTCCCGAGTCAGGACCTGCACGCACGCGGGCCCGTCGACACAGGTCTCGCCCGCGGCGGCCCCGGCGACCGCATCGCCCCCGTCGTCCGTTTCTCCCGCGCCACCCGCGCCACCCGCGCCACCCGCGTCGCACGTGTCGAAGAGGCTCATGCAGCGCACCACCTCGGCCCCGAAGTGCCGTACGGAGGACTGCGGATGGCCGCGCAGCGCCGCCGCCTCCTCCCAGGTCTCGCGGTCGGCCCGGCCGTACAGCGCCGTCACCGCCGCCGAGCGCGTCACGCCCTCGAGGTCGGCCTCCGCCTCGGCCCGTGCGAGCAGCTCCGCGAAGGGGGTCCGTATCCCGTACGCCACCTCCAGCATGCACAGGATCGCCGTGTGCCCGGTGCGCACCTGCGGGCCGTCGACTCCCAGCCGCAGCAGGCCGGTGAAGGAGTACTCGTCGTCCGGAACGCGGCTGAGCTCCGCCGCCCCCGTGCCCCCCGACCTGCGGCGCAGCTCGTTCTCGGCGCCGGTCTCGTGCCAGTGGCGGGCCAGTTCGAGGGCGGTCCGTCCGTCGGGGCCCTTCGGCCAGGTCGGCACCGAGGAGGACAGGAGCAGCGAGGCGGCCGCGTAGGCCCCGGCGTCGACCGCCCGCAGCAGCGGGGTCAGGCCGTCCGGGCCCTGGCGGTCGAGCTTCGCCCCGTGGCTGCGCAGGGCGTCGACCACCGGGTACGAACCGAGGGCCGCGGCGATCTCCAGCGCCGTCAGGCCGTCCGCACCGAGCGCCTCCAGGTCGGGATCGGGACCGGCCTCCAGCAGTGCGCGCACGCGCGCCGCGTCCTCGGCCCGCGCCGCGCTGATCAACTCGGTGTCCCCGTGCGTCACGCCGTCTCCTTCAGGGCCTCGTACTGCAGGGCCAGCCCGTCCAGCAGCGCCGTCAGGCCCGTCTCGAACGCGCCCTCGTCCACCTCGCGCCCGCGCTCCGCCAGCAGGTGGGCCTGGCCCAGGTGGGGGTAGTCCGCCGGGTCGTATGCCGTGCGGTCGTCCACGAAACCCCGGGCGAAGGAGGCCACCGCCGAGCCGAGGATGAAGTAGCGCATCAGCGCGCCGATCCGGGTCGCCTGCGCCGGAGGCCAGCCGGCGGCGGTCATCGCGCCGAACACCGCGTCCGCCAGCCGCAGTCCGGCCGGGCGGCGGCCCGGCCCGCGCGCCAGCAC of the Streptomyces sp. NBC_01294 genome contains:
- a CDS encoding HEAT repeat domain-containing protein codes for the protein MTHGDTELISAARAEDAARVRALLEAGPDPDLEALGADGLTALEIAAALGSYPVVDALRSHGAKLDRQGPDGLTPLLRAVDAGAYAAASLLLSSSVPTWPKGPDGRTALELARHWHETGAENELRRRSGGTGAAELSRVPDDEYSFTGLLRLGVDGPQVRTGHTAILCMLEVAYGIRTPFAELLARAEAEADLEGVTRSAAVTALYGRADRETWEEAAALRGHPQSSVRHFGAEVVRCMSLFDTCDAGGAGGAGGAGETDDGGDAVAGAAAGETCVDGPACVQVLTRDLFLAWAADEPAPEVLALLLCGLPDCPATVLSDAVLADALLPHARHPSALVRRAVAMAFSRCAGEERVRPALLAYLRDTDGTVRGQACRALAERGEPRERSSDVRKALRSLLADPSVEIQIEAVRALVLLDDPRGEEALDWLTFGYQQDWPGYWSLDEAHRHLRRRREAATGAAN
- a CDS encoding TetR/AcrR family transcriptional regulator; translation: MARPRKPLLSRDRIVEAAGALVDTEGLEAVSTRRLAAALGVSGPSLYNHFRTKDEILDAVADAVSARVDLSMFDGGGTDWRGALHAWAHSYRDALADHPNIVPVLARGPGRRPAGLRLADAVFGAMTAAGWPPAQATRIGALMRYFILGSAVASFARGFVDDRTAYDPADYPHLGQAHLLAERGREVDEGAFETGLTALLDGLALQYEALKETA